One window of the Klebsiella sp. WP3-W18-ESBL-02 genome contains the following:
- a CDS encoding HypC/HybG/HupF family hydrogenase formation chaperone yields the protein MCIGIPGQIAAIDGVQAKVDVCGIKRDVDLTLVGATDEHGQPRIGQWVLVHVGFAMSIINEDEARDTLAALENMFEVEPDVGALLFGEER from the coding sequence ATGTGCATAGGCATTCCAGGACAAATTGCCGCCATTGACGGCGTGCAGGCGAAGGTTGACGTTTGTGGTATCAAGCGTGATGTCGACCTGACGCTGGTCGGCGCAACCGATGAACACGGCCAGCCGCGTATCGGTCAGTGGGTACTGGTGCACGTAGGCTTTGCTATGAGCATTATTAACGAAGACGAGGCTCGCGATACCCTCGCGGCGCTGGAAAACATGTTTGAAGTCGAGCCGGACGTCGGCGCCCTGCTCTTTGGCGAGGAACGGTAA
- the hypB gene encoding hydrogenase nickel incorporation protein HypB: protein MCSTCGCAEGNLYIEGDERNPHSLFRSAPFAPAGRPALSITGVRTQEFQPQAADNGDLHYGHGEAGTHAPGMSQRRMLEVEIDVLDKNNQIAARNRARFAAREQLVLNLVSSPGSGKTTLLTETLMRLKDRVSCAVIEGDQQTVNDAARIRATGTPAIQVNTGKGCHLDAQMIADAAPRLPLESNGILFIENVGNLVCPASFDLGERHKVAVLSVTEGEDKPLKYPHMFAAASVMLLNKVDLLPYLNFDVEKCLACAREVNPNIEIILLSATSGEGMETWLNWLEAQRCA from the coding sequence ATGTGTAGCACCTGTGGTTGTGCTGAAGGCAACCTCTATATAGAGGGCGATGAACGTAACCCGCATTCGCTGTTCCGCAGCGCCCCCTTCGCACCGGCGGGCCGTCCGGCTCTGTCGATTACCGGCGTCAGAACACAAGAATTTCAGCCGCAGGCCGCGGACAACGGCGACCTGCACTATGGCCACGGCGAGGCGGGCACCCACGCGCCGGGCATGAGCCAGCGCCGGATGCTGGAAGTGGAAATTGACGTGCTGGATAAAAACAATCAGATTGCCGCACGTAACCGCGCGCGTTTTGCCGCCCGCGAACAGCTGGTGCTGAATCTGGTTTCCAGCCCGGGATCCGGTAAAACCACCCTGCTCACCGAAACCCTGATGCGCCTGAAAGACCGCGTCTCCTGCGCCGTCATCGAAGGCGACCAGCAAACGGTTAACGATGCCGCGCGCATTCGCGCAACCGGTACGCCGGCCATTCAGGTCAACACCGGTAAAGGCTGTCACCTTGATGCGCAGATGATTGCCGATGCCGCCCCGCGCCTGCCGCTCGAGAGCAACGGGATTCTGTTTATCGAAAACGTCGGCAACCTGGTTTGCCCGGCGAGCTTTGATTTAGGCGAACGACACAAAGTCGCCGTGCTGTCGGTCACCGAAGGTGAAGACAAGCCCCTCAAGTACCCGCATATGTTTGCCGCCGCGTCGGTCATGCTGCTCAACAAAGTTGACCTGCTGCCGTACCTCAATTTCGACGTTGAGAAGTGCCTCGCCTGCGCGCGTGAAGTGAACCCGAATATTGAAATCATCCTGCTCTCCGCTACCAGCGGTGAAGGCATGGAGACCTGGTTAAACTGGCTGGAGGCGCAGCGATGTGCATAG